A stretch of the Medicago truncatula cultivar Jemalong A17 chromosome 5, MtrunA17r5.0-ANR, whole genome shotgun sequence genome encodes the following:
- the LOC112422057 gene encoding uncharacterized protein: MASGKVYSDVVMDNLAKQRAISNTHQVYIHNRGHSLFSVQELLRPPSGRPTVTFMVDLDKEWCDCVEFQALHYPCSHVIAACLKIHHDFMMYVSPRYTLQYVFNTYKEEFQPIPLQSYWPEYDGVELCHNPAMRRDPKGRPQSALIHTEMDLRESSRHPKRCSICRNEGYSKKKCPQNANVSERN, encoded by the coding sequence ATGGCATCTGGTAAAGTTTACTCAGATGTAGTCATGGATAATCTTGCCAAACAACGAGCGATATCAAATACTCATCAAGTATACATTCACAATCGGGGACATAGTCTTTTCAGTGTTCAGGAGCTGCTTCGTCCACCAAGCGGCCGACCAACAGTAACATTCATGGTAGACCTTGACAAAGAATGGTGTGATTGTGTTGAATTTCAGGCATTACATTACCCTTGTTCACATGTCATAGCTGCTTGTTTAAAAATTCACCATGACTTCATGATGTATGTGTCTCCCCGTTACACATTACAATATGTTTTCAACACTTACAAAGAGGAGTTCCAACCAATTCCTCTTCAATCCTACTGGCCGGAATATGACGGAGTTGAATTGTGCCACAATCCAGCCATGCGGAGGGATCCAAAAGGCCGTCCACAATCTGCTCTAATTCATACTGAAATGGATCTAAGGGAGAGTAGTAGACACCCAAAGAGATGTAGTATTTGCAGGAACGAGGGATATAGCAAGAAAAAATGTCCCCAAAATGCTAATGTTTCTGAAAGAAATTGA
- the LOC11417568 gene encoding mitochondrial Rho GTPase 1: MLRASSKSVQPHGHHTGVRIVVAGEKCTGKSTLIRAAASNKFEKNVGRLLRPIRLPIHHCVDHLPITVVDTRIDGSDRVFKELKRADIVVLTYACDRPYTLTSLTIFWLPLLRNLKVRVPVIVVGCKLDLRDENQQENLEHGMSQIMLQFHEIEAYFECSAYRLIQVLEVFYFAQKAALYPMAPLFDQKSHTLKPRCERALKRIFTLCDHDRDGALSDAELNNFQAVCFNAPMQPWEIANVKKVVQKELSEGVNERGITLTGFLFLHVLFIEKGPLETTWTVLRRFGYNDDIKLADDLIPPLKRAPDQSVELTNEAIDFLKTVFDELDSDFDGMLQPCELKELFSTAPDSPWIEYPYEDAVKSKACGGLSLDAFLSEWALMTLLNPTFSVENLICIGYPGDPSSAIRVTRMRNMDRQKQHSERNVLQCFIFGPRKAGKSALLNSFVGRSYSEAYNPTNEDRYAVNVVDISMENKKYLVLREISEGGVTKLLANKESLASCDIAVFVYDRSDESSWDAAYELLVKIAEHGTYTGFEMPCLMVAAKDDKDSFTMGIRETTGVSQDMGVEAPIPISVMSGDLNDVFRQIVSAAEHPHLSIPVTEAGKRHKKFHRLIKGSLQFVSVAVAVAFGVAAARKNATGRRNAAARKNAAARKNGS, encoded by the exons ATGCTGAGAGCTTCATCTAAATCCGTCCAACCACACGGTCATCATACCGGAGTTCGTATCGTTGTTGCCGGAGAAAAATGTACCGGTAAATCCACCCTCATTCGCGCTGCGGCCTCCAACAAATTTGAGAAGAATGTCGGCCGTCTATTGCGTCCCATAAGGTTACCTATACATCACTGTGTGGATCATCTGCCAATCACAGTCGTTGATACCCG TATTGATGGCAGTGATAGAGTTTTTAAAGAACTAAAGCGGGCTGACATTGTTGTTCTCACTTATGCATGTGATCGGCCTTATACACTTACAAGTTTAACTATATTTTGGCTCCCTCTTCTTCGCAATTTAAAG GTCAGAGTTCCTGTTATAGTGGTTGGCTGTAAACTTGATCTGCGAGATGAAAATCAGCAGGAAAATCTAGAACATGGGATGTCGCAAATAATGCTACAGTTCCACGAGATTGAAGCATACTTTGAGTGTTCAGCATATAGGCTAATCCAG GTCCTTGAAGTTTTCTACTTTGCACAAAAGGCTGCTCTTTATCCCATGGCTCCtttatttgatcagaagtcACATACTCTAAAACCTCGATGTGAGCGAGCTTTGAAGAGGATTTTTACCCTATGTGACCATGACAGAGATGGTGCTCTTAGCGATGCTGAACTGAATAATTTTCAG GCTGTATGTTTCAATGCTCCTATGCAACCATGGGAAATTGCAAATGTAAAGAAGGTTGTGCAAAAAGAATTGTCTGAAGGTGTGAATGAACGAGGAATTACTTTGACAGGGTTTCTATTTCTTCATGTCCTTTTCATAGAAAAAGGGCCTCTTGAGACAACATGGACTGTGCTCAGGAGGTTTGGATATAATGATGATATCAAGCTTGCTGATGATTTAATTCCACCTTTGAAACGTGCACCTGATCAG AGTGTTGAATTAACAAATGAAGCAATTGATTTCTTGAAGACAGTTTTTGATGAACTTGACAGTGATTTT GATGGGATGCTCCAACCCTGTGAACTTAAAGAATTGTTTTCTACTGCTCCAGACAG TCCCTGGATTGAATATCCATATGAGGATGCTGTAAAAAGTAAAGCATGTGGAGGACTATCACTCGATGCGTTTTTGTCAGAG TGGGCACTCATGACACTTCTAAATCCAACCTTTAGTGTGGAGAACCTGATATGCATTGGTTATCCTGGTGATCCATCATCTGCGATCCGTGTGACTAGGATGCGAAACATGGATCGCCAAAAACAACATTCAGAAAGAAATGTATTGCAGTGCTTCATTTTTGGGCCTAGGAAGGCCGGAAAATCTGCATTATTGAATTCTTTCGTTGGAAG GTCATATTCTGAAGCTTACAATCCAACCAACGAGGATCGCTATGCTGTAAATGTTGTTGATATTTCTATG gaaaacaaaaaatatcttgTGCTGAGAGAGATTTCTGAAGGTGGAGTCACAAAGCTGCTAGCCAATAAGGAGTCTTTGGCCTCATGTGACATTGCGGTTTTTGTTTACGACAG GTCTGATGAGTCTTCATGGGAtgctgcatatgaactcttggTAAAAATTGCTGAGCATGGAACTTATACTGGCTTTGAGATGCCTTGTCTTATGGTGGCAGCTAAAGATGATAAGGATTCATTTACAATGGGTATACGAGAAACGACTGGG GTTAGTCAAGACATGGGGGTCGAGGCTCCTATTCCAATCAGTGTGATGTCGGGAGATTTAAACGATGTATTCCGCCAAATTGTAAGTGCTGCTGAGCACCCTCATTTAAGCATTCCAGTAACTGAAGCtggaaaaagacacaagaagtTCCATAGGCTCATAAAAGGATCTCTTCAGTTTGTTTCAG TTGCAGTGGCCGTAGCGTTTGGTGTGGCTGCTGCCAGGAAGAATGCTACTGGACGGAGGAATGCTGCTGCGCGAAAGAATGCTGCTGCGCGAAAGAATGGGTCGTAA